In Sorghum bicolor cultivar BTx623 chromosome 10, Sorghum_bicolor_NCBIv3, whole genome shotgun sequence, one genomic interval encodes:
- the LOC8070735 gene encoding uncharacterized protein LOC8070735: MAADPPKPSSDPHPDPAAPAPSRSCRRRRLPLATVGILVALGLNLALCLRLRRGGGHDLAFVVLSHLNLLLLFLSLRRFERTPPGSAARGRAMLAVWLLTATLTAAFTWKIGALMPLAFAVAAWVMAAATVLGGFCMLFLLHGDK; encoded by the coding sequence ATGGCCGCCGATCCGCCGAAACCCTCCTCTGATCCCCACCCGGatccggcggcgccggcgccatcccgcagctgccgccgccgccgcctgccctTAGCCACGGTGGGGATCCTCGTCGCCCTCGGGCTCAACCTCGCGCtctgcctccgcctccgccgcggcggcggccacgACCTCGCCTTCGTCGTCCtctcccacctcaacctgctccTCCTGTTCCTGTCCCTGCGCCGCTTCGAGCGCACGCCGCCAGGGTCCGCGGCGCGGGGCCGGGCCATGCTCGCCGTGTGGCTCCTCACCGCCACGCTCACCGCCGCCTTCACCTGGAAGATCGGCGCGCTCATGCCGCTGGCCTTCGCGGTCGCGGCGTGGGTCATGGCCGCCGCCACCGTTCTCGGTGGCTTCTGCATGCTGTTCCTCCTCCATGGCGACAAGTGA